The proteins below come from a single Chryseobacterium capnotolerans genomic window:
- a CDS encoding OmpA family protein — MKKTLIILSIGALLAACNKKAEQKTDTEKDTVAIENPTAMEKSSGGTDNFDINSIPVSTVEVGDLPFFSFPKGLAFQNKPVQRSYDMLFFPLKGVMTPIEGKVWKTYVVNEKSNTEEWSLPYFLKSYDDAITKVGGVKIFDGKVSQQELDRIQPEAKYFGEEGSIDYWNEPVKVYVIRRTNGDDIYIQLYGNTATGALQILQKAPFKQTISILKSDEIKKELDAKGKAVLHINFDTDKASLQPDGKTAVDEITKVMKNDSNLKLAINGYTDNSGNDAHNLQLSKDRATAVLNAITASGIDKARLSAEGFGSKNPIADNNSEQGKAQNRRVELVKK; from the coding sequence ATGAAGAAGACACTGATTATTCTATCCATAGGCGCTTTGCTTGCTGCCTGCAACAAAAAGGCTGAACAAAAAACAGATACTGAAAAGGATACCGTTGCCATAGAAAATCCTACAGCTATGGAAAAATCTTCGGGTGGAACAGATAATTTTGATATCAACTCTATACCCGTTTCTACTGTTGAGGTGGGTGATCTTCCCTTTTTCAGTTTTCCCAAAGGACTGGCATTTCAAAACAAGCCGGTACAAAGAAGTTATGATATGTTGTTTTTCCCGCTTAAAGGCGTAATGACGCCCATAGAAGGAAAAGTCTGGAAAACGTATGTTGTCAACGAGAAAAGCAATACAGAAGAATGGTCGTTGCCGTATTTTTTGAAAAGTTATGATGATGCGATTACAAAAGTAGGCGGAGTAAAAATATTTGATGGTAAAGTTTCTCAACAGGAGCTTGACAGAATACAACCGGAAGCCAAATACTTTGGCGAAGAAGGGTCTATAGACTATTGGAACGAACCCGTAAAAGTATATGTCATCAGAAGAACCAATGGCGATGATATTTATATTCAGCTCTATGGAAATACGGCAACCGGAGCCCTACAGATTCTACAGAAAGCCCCGTTTAAACAAACCATTTCAATCCTAAAATCTGATGAAATAAAAAAAGAATTGGATGCAAAAGGCAAAGCAGTACTGCATATTAATTTTGATACCGACAAAGCGAGCTTACAACCCGATGGTAAAACAGCCGTAGATGAAATCACAAAAGTCATGAAAAACGACAGCAACCTAAAACTGGCCATCAACGGATATACTGATAACAGCGGAAATGATGCTCATAATCTCCAACTGTCAAAAGACCGTGCTACAGCCGTGTTGAATGCGATAACCGCATCAGGGATCGATAAAGCAAGACTTTCAGCAGAGGGCTTCGGCAGCAAAAACCCGATTGCAGATAATAATTCTGAACAAGGGAAGGCGCAAAACCGAAGAGTGGAGCTGGTGAAAAAGTAA
- a CDS encoding GNAT family N-acetyltransferase — MLNQITGEKQAATITKIDASEISQINKTKRFDFNWNKEKNFHVYKLTAEDKEEPIGLLSVEERPKDYALEIRLLAVSRENVGKSKEYSRIAGCLIAFVCREAFKRGFEGFVCLKPKTRLEKHYIQLYGLQSTKIYLITEGENSLQLIQEYYEDK; from the coding sequence GTGTTAAATCAAATTACGGGTGAGAAACAGGCTGCAACAATAACTAAAATTGATGCCTCTGAAATCTCGCAAATTAATAAAACCAAACGATTTGATTTTAATTGGAACAAAGAAAAAAACTTTCATGTTTATAAATTAACAGCAGAGGATAAAGAAGAGCCAATAGGACTACTGTCAGTAGAGGAACGGCCAAAGGATTATGCTTTGGAAATCAGGCTTCTGGCGGTCTCTAGAGAAAATGTTGGTAAATCGAAGGAGTACAGCCGTATTGCGGGTTGTCTTATTGCATTTGTATGCAGAGAAGCATTTAAAAGAGGGTTTGAAGGATTTGTATGCCTAAAGCCAAAAACAAGGCTTGAGAAACATTATATACAACTATATGGATTGCAGTCAACCAAAATATATTTGATCACTGAAGGAGAAAATTCATTACAATTAATTCAGGAATATTATGAAGACAAATAG
- a CDS encoding helix-turn-helix domain-containing protein yields the protein MKTNRKDIKEIDFSKFTGEELADAFVFPADKILNAKEKKEEEDFWAARRNQFKNRTHKQKMYSRLLQLKFQLEDYIDSNQYVEAFSFGFFLKEYVSRQEKKDKDFAVEVDIKPAVLSQYINNHRNPTDEFIIRLELHSNGMIPAINWFKVIQKDKEHEIMTNQKLRDEERKHVKNKLGFAY from the coding sequence ATGAAGACAAATAGAAAGGATATTAAGGAAATAGATTTTTCAAAGTTTACAGGTGAAGAACTTGCAGATGCTTTTGTCTTTCCTGCTGATAAAATTTTGAATGCGAAGGAGAAAAAAGAGGAAGAGGACTTTTGGGCAGCTCGTAGGAATCAATTTAAAAATCGTACTCACAAGCAAAAAATGTATTCAAGATTGTTACAGCTAAAGTTTCAATTGGAAGACTATATAGATAGCAACCAATATGTGGAAGCTTTTAGTTTTGGATTTTTTTTAAAAGAGTATGTTAGCAGACAAGAAAAAAAAGATAAAGACTTTGCTGTTGAGGTGGATATTAAGCCTGCTGTACTGAGTCAATATATTAATAATCATCGAAATCCGACAGATGAGTTCATCATTAGACTTGAATTACATTCCAACGGGATGATTCCCGCAATAAATTGGTTTAAAGTTATTCAAAAAGATAAAGAGCATGAGATCATGACAAATCAAAAATTAAGAGATGAAGAACGTAAGCATGTTAAAAATAAACTAGGATTTGCCTATTAG
- a CDS encoding reverse transcriptase family protein, translated as MKHTELSTKKDLANYLRCDLLFLEKAIEDDYFIRNIDTFNQEDVLLASLTSLNNNIISVDQFKLRKKGHNGGFRTVHKIWTLQLKNSLKILNNHLIQIFTPLDIVHGFVKGKNIRSNAECHLAKKLVLSVDIKDYFETITEKMVEEALISIGYNENIALWIAKIVTIDNHLVQGFCTSPTLANIVTNQLDKELKKLCGKKITYTRYADDLYFSSNTEEIPLESIKLTIEKHNFLLNDKKTKFMKRGQKQYVTGLTIFDSYIPRISKKEKKIFA; from the coding sequence ATGAAACACACCGAATTAAGTACAAAAAAAGATTTAGCTAACTATTTAAGATGTGATTTATTATTTCTTGAAAAAGCTATTGAAGATGACTATTTCATTCGTAACATAGACACATTTAATCAAGAAGATGTATTACTAGCCTCTTTGACTTCTTTGAACAATAATATTATTTCAGTAGATCAGTTTAAATTAAGAAAGAAAGGGCATAATGGTGGATTTAGGACTGTACATAAAATTTGGACTCTACAATTAAAGAATTCATTAAAGATTTTAAATAATCACCTTATTCAAATTTTTACACCTTTAGACATTGTACATGGCTTTGTAAAAGGAAAAAACATTAGATCCAATGCAGAGTGCCACCTTGCAAAGAAACTAGTTTTATCAGTTGACATCAAAGATTATTTTGAAACCATCACTGAAAAAATGGTTGAAGAGGCCTTAATAAGTATAGGCTATAATGAAAACATTGCATTGTGGATAGCAAAAATAGTAACTATAGATAATCATCTTGTTCAAGGTTTTTGTACAAGTCCAACTTTAGCAAATATTGTTACCAATCAATTAGATAAGGAATTAAAAAAATTGTGTGGAAAAAAAATTACTTATACAAGATATGCTGATGATTTATACTTTTCTTCAAATACAGAAGAGATTCCCTTAGAAAGTATAAAGTTAACAATAGAAAAACACAACTTTTTGCTAAATGACAAAAAAACGAAATTTATGAAAAGAGGACAAAAACAATATGTTACTGGATTAACTATTTTTGACTCTTATATTCCAAGAATTTCAAAAAAAGAAAAAAAAATATTCGCTTAG
- a CDS encoding DUF3800 domain-containing protein, which yields MIKTNYFYIDESGNINNNSKIFIHGCIKTDSPQTITDALLNLKTDIQSSIYYEDIRKKISKQGFHATENNMDVRAEVYKILPLLDYRAYFVITNKETDFFREKMKSMDESDFFTYSLKKLLKDRIEAHKNEKNIFFFETIELKKNSLNNILTNFFSIYKERVDCEFHIVGKDEENLAIVDYLNFIFYQLFTEEKPIPRMKSNFNLVAPKIALVNYTHKNLFFSRQKKEEFKVYLQNLQKNY from the coding sequence ATGATAAAAACTAATTACTTTTATATTGATGAATCAGGAAATATAAATAATAATTCAAAAATTTTTATTCATGGTTGCATTAAAACAGATAGCCCACAAACAATAACAGATGCCTTACTTAATTTAAAAACTGATATTCAAAGCTCTATTTATTATGAAGATATTAGGAAGAAAATATCAAAACAAGGTTTTCATGCAACTGAAAATAATATGGATGTTCGTGCAGAAGTATATAAAATATTACCATTATTAGATTACAGGGCTTACTTCGTAATTACAAATAAAGAAACTGATTTTTTCAGAGAGAAAATGAAATCTATGGATGAATCTGATTTTTTTACATATTCTTTAAAAAAATTATTAAAGGATAGAATAGAAGCACATAAAAATGAGAAAAATATTTTCTTCTTTGAAACTATTGAATTGAAAAAGAATTCACTGAATAATATTTTAACAAATTTCTTCTCCATTTATAAAGAAAGGGTTGACTGCGAGTTTCATATAGTAGGAAAAGATGAAGAAAATCTAGCAATAGTAGATTATCTGAATTTTATTTTTTATCAATTATTTACCGAAGAGAAACCAATTCCAAGGATGAAATCTAATTTTAATTTGGTTGCTCCCAAAATTGCTTTAGTAAACTATACTCACAAAAATCTTTTTTTTTCTAGACAAAAAAAAGAAGAATTTAAGGTATATTTGCAAAATCTACAAAAAAATTATTAG
- a CDS encoding helix-turn-helix domain-containing protein: MDVLQDEILKKFGEHIKELRLKSRLTQDDVVLNSSKITKATVSDIENGKRNFAFTTLIDLARGLNIPPKDLLNFKID; the protein is encoded by the coding sequence ATGGATGTTTTGCAAGATGAAATACTAAAAAAATTTGGAGAACACATCAAAGAATTAAGACTTAAATCTCGACTTACTCAAGATGATGTTGTACTAAATAGCTCTAAAATTACTAAAGCTACAGTAAGTGATATAGAAAATGGAAAAAGGAACTTTGCATTTACTACATTGATTGATTTAGCTAGGGGGTTAAATATACCACCTAAAGATTTATTGAACTTCAAAATTGATTAA
- a CDS encoding GNAT family N-acetyltransferase produces the protein MITKITENDIAELQEISKKTFSETFSKDNTEESMAQYLETSFAAEKLLTELSDKNSEFYFARLDHKVIGYLKLNTGLSQTEMKGDHALEIERIYVSKEYHGKKVGQALYDKAMAIATEKNADYVWLGVWENNLRAINFYRKNGFKEFDKHIFRLGNEEQTDIMMKLDVKSNTMKIEFFIKSFEELSTLELYNILKLRSEIFIIEQNCVYQDIDDKDLKCHHLMCLVDGKLAGYTRIVPHGLTYEDASIGRVVIGTAYRGLGLGKQLMEHSIKGCQDILKESKIRISAQLYLLKFYNALGFKEVGTPYDEDGIPHIEMVLN, from the coding sequence ATGATAACAAAAATTACAGAAAACGATATAGCAGAACTACAGGAGATCAGTAAAAAAACGTTCTCCGAAACATTCTCTAAAGATAATACAGAAGAAAGCATGGCACAATATCTTGAAACAAGTTTTGCGGCAGAAAAGCTTCTTACCGAACTCAGCGACAAAAACTCTGAATTCTATTTTGCAAGACTGGATCATAAAGTGATAGGATATCTAAAACTCAACACGGGTTTATCACAAACTGAAATGAAAGGAGATCATGCGCTTGAAATTGAAAGGATATATGTTTCTAAAGAGTATCACGGAAAGAAAGTAGGGCAGGCTCTTTATGACAAAGCGATGGCCATTGCCACAGAAAAAAATGCAGATTATGTCTGGCTGGGTGTTTGGGAAAACAATTTGCGGGCTATTAACTTTTACAGGAAAAACGGATTTAAAGAGTTTGATAAACATATTTTCAGACTCGGAAATGAAGAACAGACGGATATTATGATGAAACTGGATGTAAAAAGCAACACCATGAAAATTGAATTTTTTATAAAATCATTCGAGGAATTATCCACTCTCGAACTTTACAACATATTAAAATTAAGAAGCGAAATATTTATTATAGAACAGAATTGTGTCTATCAGGATATTGATGATAAAGATTTAAAATGCCACCACCTGATGTGTTTAGTGGACGGAAAGCTGGCAGGATATACCCGAATTGTTCCGCATGGTTTGACCTACGAAGATGCGTCCATTGGCCGTGTTGTAATCGGTACAGCGTATAGAGGACTGGGACTGGGAAAGCAGCTGATGGAACATTCCATCAAAGGCTGTCAGGATATTCTTAAGGAATCAAAAATCCGGATCAGCGCCCAATTGTATCTGCTGAAATTTTACAATGCTCTAGGCTTTAAAGAAGTAGGAACTCCTTACGATGAAGACGGAATTCCACACATAGAAATGGTGTTAAACTAA
- a CDS encoding LysR family transcriptional regulator has product MDLQQLKYFLALAKELHFWNTSAKMNITQSALSRNIQSLESELGVQLFYRDKRNVKLTPAGKFLQEKWSEELSQMESFHQLARQIHLGEYGTIRIAHPDSISSSVLPDFVKKVSAAFPTLHLELFQLTNEIQEEYLKNYKIDLAFSRDINTYSGINEKKLCQENLSLVVPENHHFKTLSDISEETLKDQKFLLTTGDDGSSYNLLVQEVLGFYKINLDSYIRCEFGSTIISLIKNGLGISILPHSYHLHQNTGIRFIPLPFVTDLYIQWRKDDPNPILKNILELV; this is encoded by the coding sequence ATGGATTTACAGCAGCTCAAATACTTTCTGGCATTGGCCAAAGAACTTCATTTCTGGAATACCTCCGCGAAAATGAATATTACACAGTCTGCTTTGAGCCGGAATATTCAGTCTTTAGAAAGTGAACTGGGCGTTCAGTTGTTTTATCGTGATAAGCGAAATGTGAAACTTACCCCGGCAGGGAAATTTTTGCAGGAAAAATGGAGCGAAGAGCTTAGTCAAATGGAATCTTTTCATCAGCTGGCCCGGCAGATTCATTTAGGTGAATATGGAACGATAAGAATTGCGCATCCCGATTCTATTTCTTCTTCAGTTTTACCCGATTTTGTGAAAAAAGTTTCGGCGGCTTTTCCCACTCTTCATCTGGAATTGTTTCAGCTGACTAATGAAATTCAGGAGGAATATCTTAAAAATTACAAGATAGATCTGGCATTTTCCCGTGATATCAATACCTATTCAGGAATTAATGAAAAGAAATTATGCCAGGAAAATCTTTCTTTGGTGGTTCCTGAAAATCATCATTTTAAAACCTTGTCTGATATTTCTGAAGAAACATTGAAAGATCAAAAATTTCTTTTAACAACAGGAGATGACGGCAGCAGTTACAATTTGCTGGTCCAGGAAGTTCTCGGTTTTTATAAGATCAATCTTGATTCTTATATTCGATGTGAGTTTGGATCTACCATTATTTCATTAATTAAAAACGGATTAGGCATTTCGATTCTGCCGCATTCTTATCATCTTCACCAAAATACCGGAATCCGTTTTATCCCCCTTCCCTTTGTTACCGATTTGTACATCCAATGGCGAAAAGATGATCCTAACCCGATTCTTAAAAATATCCTGGAATTAGTTTAA
- a CDS encoding DUF2182 domain-containing protein has protein sequence MILKINPFSEMMTGWILMVLAMMLPKLIIPIQSIINQSFKSMSFLLVILFITGYVLMWTITGFLLNIFIIFINIQMPASFIPAVIFGIITLIWQFSPIKQKCLNRGHYHPVLAAWGSKAYQDAFSFGITHGFWCVGAGWALMLLPMLLPQGHHVAMLIVTFIMLSEHMEHPQAPRWRIDLRLKLLRIIIPDNPIRR, from the coding sequence ATGATCCTCAAAATAAATCCTTTCTCTGAAATGATGACCGGATGGATATTGATGGTATTGGCCATGATGCTTCCCAAGCTGATTATCCCCATCCAGAGCATCATTAATCAAAGTTTTAAAAGTATGAGTTTTTTATTGGTCATTCTTTTTATAACAGGATATGTTTTGATGTGGACTATAACCGGGTTTTTATTAAACATTTTCATCATTTTTATCAATATTCAGATGCCTGCATCTTTTATTCCGGCAGTTATTTTTGGGATCATCACCTTAATCTGGCAATTTTCTCCCATTAAGCAAAAGTGTCTTAACAGGGGACATTATCATCCTGTTTTGGCGGCGTGGGGTTCTAAAGCTTATCAGGATGCTTTTTCATTTGGGATTACTCACGGTTTCTGGTGTGTGGGCGCAGGCTGGGCATTAATGCTTCTCCCGATGTTATTACCGCAGGGACATCATGTTGCGATGCTGATCGTCACTTTTATTATGCTGAGCGAACATATGGAACATCCGCAAGCTCCCCGTTGGCGCATAGACCTGAGGTTGAAACTGCTGAGAATCATAATTCCTGACAATCCTATCAGACGTTGA
- a CDS encoding tyrosinase family protein, producing MKKFLRKNAWNEEGTFDNPDLYWYAKAVAEMQSRKLDDPTSWWFFAAIHGENFAGDPDGIDWNTIKAPPKVPTSPFPSKDIKDKYWNQCQHQTWYFAPWHRGYLMALEIQIRAIVIELNGPDDWALPYWNYFGGEKENKIPPAFTRPFLDRDTPNPLFVTERHGPDNDGNIYIKLFKDGKPRVTQNCELKTIYTGNQNCFGGPETDFSHYGTIFPEESLETNPHNFVHNDVGGVVKGNEGLMSDPNAAALDPIFYLHHCNIDRMWASWNARGNSNPTEKKWLGGPKEIGEREFVMPLLDGKEWTYTPNDVTNLDLLDYSYDDLKTKAEPAAADTTTERLKKLGIPVSDDAQLTESTMDNNEKPTELVAANQGSFEIKNAVTKTTVNFSDKGLKKVSTSLLRASADEIPDRIYLVLENVKGNINANTLEVSVNNQHIGFISLFGLRNASLDDSHGGGNGLSFSLDITNIIDQLHLENDLDHLKSLDVAITPDNEILSDVKITVGRISVYREKQ from the coding sequence ATGAAAAAATTCTTACGAAAAAACGCGTGGAATGAGGAAGGAACGTTTGATAATCCCGATTTATACTGGTATGCAAAAGCAGTTGCTGAAATGCAATCCAGAAAATTGGATGACCCAACGAGCTGGTGGTTTTTTGCCGCCATTCACGGGGAAAACTTTGCCGGAGATCCTGATGGTATTGACTGGAATACTATTAAAGCTCCGCCAAAAGTACCTACAAGCCCTTTTCCGTCTAAAGATATAAAAGATAAGTATTGGAATCAATGTCAGCACCAAACCTGGTATTTTGCCCCATGGCATCGTGGCTATCTTATGGCTTTGGAAATTCAGATCAGAGCAATAGTGATAGAGCTTAATGGACCTGATGACTGGGCTTTACCGTATTGGAACTATTTTGGTGGAGAAAAAGAAAATAAAATACCTCCGGCATTTACCCGCCCGTTTTTAGACCGAGATACTCCTAACCCTCTTTTTGTTACAGAAAGACATGGCCCTGATAACGACGGAAATATTTACATCAAATTATTTAAGGACGGCAAGCCAAGAGTTACACAAAATTGTGAACTTAAGACAATATACACCGGTAATCAAAATTGTTTCGGCGGGCCTGAAACTGATTTTTCACATTATGGAACGATATTTCCTGAAGAAAGTTTAGAAACCAATCCTCATAATTTTGTTCATAATGACGTAGGAGGAGTTGTTAAAGGAAATGAAGGTCTTATGTCTGATCCTAATGCTGCTGCACTGGACCCTATCTTTTATCTTCATCACTGTAATATTGACAGAATGTGGGCCTCATGGAATGCCAGGGGAAACAGTAATCCAACAGAGAAAAAATGGCTGGGAGGCCCGAAGGAAATTGGAGAACGCGAGTTTGTAATGCCTTTACTTGATGGAAAAGAATGGACGTATACCCCCAATGATGTAACCAATCTTGATCTTTTGGATTACAGCTATGATGATCTTAAAACAAAAGCAGAACCTGCTGCTGCCGATACTACTACTGAAAGATTGAAAAAACTGGGAATTCCGGTTTCGGATGATGCTCAACTAACCGAATCTACTATGGATAATAATGAGAAACCAACAGAATTAGTCGCTGCCAACCAAGGTTCTTTTGAAATTAAGAATGCAGTAACCAAAACTACCGTTAATTTTTCCGATAAAGGATTAAAGAAAGTTTCTACAAGCCTTTTAAGAGCTTCTGCAGATGAAATTCCTGACCGCATCTATTTGGTTCTTGAAAATGTAAAAGGAAATATCAATGCCAATACGCTTGAAGTGTCTGTAAACAATCAGCATATAGGATTTATCTCGCTTTTTGGACTTCGCAATGCATCACTGGACGATTCCCACGGAGGTGGTAACGGACTTAGCTTTTCTTTAGACATTACCAATATCATTGATCAACTTCATCTTGAAAATGATCTTGATCATTTAAAATCTCTAGATGTTGCCATTACTCCTGATAACGAAATCTTATCTGATGTGAAAATTACAGTAGGAAGAATAAGTGTTTACAGAGAAAAACAATAG
- a CDS encoding PIG-L family deacetylase, translating to MFKKLITVFILSFYPVFGSAQQVRPSKSSEIYRELKTLKQLPKVLYLAAHPDDENTGLLSWLINDQNVETGYLSLTRGDGGQNLLGTEQGAALGLIRTHELLEARKLDGAQQFFTRAIDFGFSKNTTDTFKQWDADSITADVVWVIRKFRPDVIICRFPPNAAAGHGQHAASAVVAEKAFKLAGDKNAFPDQLKYVNVWQPKRVLWNTFRFGGVNTTAENQLKVTVGQYDAQLGMGYGELAGLSRSLHKSQGAGTQSVAGIRTEYFAHVIGEPAKTTLFDGVTKTWTSQGNTDIDQSLDKIISTFNFNNPDLSLSALLALRKRLLH from the coding sequence ATGTTTAAAAAACTAATTACTGTATTTATCCTTAGCTTTTACCCGGTTTTTGGTTCGGCTCAACAGGTCCGGCCTTCAAAATCATCAGAAATTTACCGCGAACTCAAAACGCTTAAACAGCTGCCTAAAGTTCTATATCTTGCAGCTCATCCCGATGATGAAAATACGGGATTGCTGTCATGGTTAATCAATGACCAAAATGTAGAAACGGGCTATTTGTCTTTAACGAGAGGCGATGGTGGTCAGAATTTATTAGGTACAGAACAAGGTGCTGCACTGGGGTTAATCAGAACACATGAGCTTTTAGAGGCAAGAAAATTAGACGGCGCTCAACAGTTTTTTACCCGTGCGATTGATTTCGGGTTCTCTAAAAATACAACCGATACCTTCAAACAATGGGATGCAGACAGCATTACAGCAGATGTGGTTTGGGTCATTCGTAAATTCCGTCCTGATGTGATCATTTGTCGTTTTCCTCCTAATGCGGCGGCAGGTCACGGACAACATGCTGCTTCGGCTGTGGTTGCGGAAAAAGCTTTTAAGCTGGCGGGCGATAAAAATGCTTTCCCGGATCAATTAAAATATGTGAATGTATGGCAGCCAAAACGCGTATTGTGGAATACTTTCCGCTTTGGAGGAGTGAATACAACGGCTGAAAATCAATTGAAAGTGACCGTTGGGCAATATGATGCGCAGCTGGGAATGGGCTATGGTGAACTGGCAGGATTAAGCAGAAGCTTACATAAAAGCCAGGGGGCGGGAACACAATCTGTAGCCGGAATCAGAACTGAATATTTTGCTCATGTTATCGGTGAGCCTGCAAAAACAACACTTTTTGACGGAGTCACTAAAACCTGGACTTCACAGGGAAACACTGATATAGATCAATCATTAGATAAAATTATTTCTACCTTCAATTTCAATAATCCTGACCTTAGCTTGTCTGCTTTGCTTGCTTTGCGAAAAAGATTGTTGCATTAA
- a CDS encoding sodium:solute symporter encodes MSTIDWTVLIVTLVVVVVYGVFIGRGQKSNESYLKADNKMPWYIVLLGIMATQASAITFLSAPGQAYTDGMRFVQYYFGLPLAMIVICITFIPIFQRLNVYTAYEYLENRFDKKTRVLTSLLFLFSRGLSTGISIYAPSIILSSVLNWNIYLTNVLTGGILLIYTYVGGAKAIAHTQKLQFLIILGTMAFAGYLLIQNMPNGIGFNDALYLAGKSGKLNVITTEFDWKDKYNIWSGLIGGFFLALSYFGTDQSQVGRYITAKDNTNAKMGLLLNGLVKIPMQFAILLIGALLFAFFSLKPAPIYFNERSYQYLKETKPEQAAVFEKEHQDLQLKFNAESKEILKLKEENSPQLNKTIQDFKNTQTEVKALHGRVEEAINNSNYNAEKTDTNYIFLYFVKNTLPVGMIGLLFAVIFLASWGSISAALNSLAACSLKDVHLIFKKEIPDDATELKYSRLHTLAWGIFSIGVAMFATQMGSLIEAVNVLGSLFYGPILGIFLVAFYYKKITGSNVFIAAILSEITVIAVYQFDIVSFLWLNVIGAAAVIIFSAIGVLFYKPKEVNS; translated from the coding sequence ATGAGTACTATAGATTGGACAGTTTTGATTGTTACACTTGTTGTAGTGGTGGTTTATGGCGTATTCATCGGCCGTGGCCAGAAAAGCAACGAATCCTATCTGAAAGCAGATAATAAAATGCCCTGGTATATTGTACTTTTAGGGATTATGGCTACTCAGGCAAGTGCCATTACATTTCTTTCAGCACCGGGTCAGGCGTATACGGACGGAATGCGTTTCGTGCAGTATTACTTTGGTCTGCCTTTGGCGATGATTGTGATATGTATTACTTTCATTCCGATTTTTCAGCGCTTAAATGTTTATACCGCTTATGAATATTTAGAAAACCGTTTTGATAAGAAAACAAGGGTTCTTACTTCTCTGCTTTTTCTTTTTTCCAGAGGATTGTCAACAGGGATCAGTATTTATGCACCGAGTATCATTTTATCAAGCGTTTTAAACTGGAATATTTATTTAACCAATGTTTTAACAGGGGGTATTCTCTTGATTTATACCTATGTTGGTGGAGCAAAAGCAATCGCTCACACCCAAAAATTACAATTTCTCATTATTCTGGGAACCATGGCTTTTGCAGGGTATCTGCTTATTCAGAATATGCCAAATGGAATTGGTTTTAATGATGCGCTTTATCTGGCAGGAAAATCCGGAAAGCTGAATGTCATCACCACAGAATTTGATTGGAAAGATAAGTACAATATCTGGAGCGGCCTGATTGGTGGTTTTTTTCTGGCGCTTTCTTACTTCGGTACAGACCAAAGCCAGGTGGGGAGATATATTACTGCGAAGGATAATACGAATGCAAAAATGGGCTTGCTGTTGAACGGATTGGTTAAGATTCCGATGCAGTTTGCGATTCTTCTGATCGGTGCTTTGCTTTTCGCTTTCTTTTCTCTGAAACCGGCTCCGATTTATTTTAACGAACGCTCTTATCAATATTTAAAAGAAACAAAACCTGAACAGGCTGCGGTTTTTGAAAAAGAACATCAGGATTTACAACTCAAATTCAATGCAGAATCAAAAGAAATTCTAAAGCTGAAGGAAGAAAATTCTCCCCAACTCAATAAAACAATTCAGGATTTTAAGAATACTCAAACCGAGGTAAAAGCACTTCACGGCAGGGTAGAGGAAGCGATTAATAATTCAAACTATAATGCAGAGAAAACGGATACCAATTACATTTTCCTGTATTTCGTGAAAAATACTTTGCCTGTAGGAATGATCGGGTTACTGTTTGCTGTCATTTTTCTGGCCAGCTGGGGTTCCATTTCCGCAGCACTGAATTCCCTTGCCGCCTGCTCACTAAAAGATGTTCATCTGATATTTAAAAAAGAAATTCCGGATGATGCCACTGAATTGAAATATAGCCGTCTGCATACTTTAGCCTGGGGGATTTTCTCAATCGGTGTTGCCATGTTTGCCACGCAGATGGGCTCTCTTATTGAAGCGGTGAATGTATTAGGATCCCTTTTCTATGGCCCGATATTAGGGATTTTTCTTGTTGCCTTTTACTATAAAAAAATTACGGGTTCCAATGTATTTATTGCTGCCATTTTATCAGAAATTACAGTGATTGCCGTTTATCAGTTTGATATCGTTTCTTTCCTGTGGCTTAATGTTATAGGGGCGGCAGCAGTCATTATATTTTCTGCAATTGGTGTATTGTTTTATAAGCCGAAAGAAGTAAATTCGTAA